Proteins from a genomic interval of Macrobrachium nipponense isolate FS-2020 chromosome 33, ASM1510439v2, whole genome shotgun sequence:
- the LOC135203066 gene encoding uncharacterized protein LOC135203066, translating to MIRAILIFLLGAAASLCSSLEDGSGNSPAEGVDGGRLLARQVTKPTTPNQILDAIADRAAAKMAGLKWNISKAMNDSYSVFPLQVNLPVATASEEFTITNAVITGLGSLRRSKSASFNPLKTVLLGTLVLDNICITANYTLVFQSLGAAPAQDLKGVVKECVTKLFADLQVALSALVPQRLLNYVVRSGHDELKSMAGLDQKGMAPIHEAGARRALRDVLEKTMNTDVKGMVTQAILSMKAGM from the exons ATGATTCGAGCCATCCTCATCTTCCTCCTGGGAGCAGCAGCATCCCTGTGTTCCTCTCTGGAAGATGGCAGTGGAAATTCTCCCGCAGAGGGTGTTGACGGCGGGCGATTGCTAGCCCGCCAGGTGACGAAGCCCACCACGCCCAACCAGATTCTCGACGCCATAGCCGACCGGGCCGCCGCCAAGATGGC gGGACTGAAATGGAACATCTCGAAGGCCATGAATGACAGCTACAGCGTCTTCCCCCTTCAGGTCAACCTTCCGGTGGCCACGGCCAGCGAGGAGTTCACGATCACCAACGCCGTTATCACGGGGCTGGGCAGCCTCCGGCGTTCCAAGAGCGCCTCTTTCAATCCCTTGAAG ACGGTACTCCTAGGAACACTTGTACTGGACAACATCTGCATCACAGCCAACTACACCCTGGTCTTCCAAAGCCTGGGCGCCGCCCCTGCGCAAGACCTGAAGGGCGTCGTGAAGGAGTGCGTGACCAAGCTCTTCGCCGACCTCCAAGTCGCCCTCTCGGCACTCGTGCCCCAGAGACTCCTCAACTACGTCGTCAGGTCAGGCCACGACGAGCTCAAGTCCATGGCTGGGTTGGACCAGAAGGGCATGGCGCCAATTCACGAGGCCGGCGCCCGCAGGGCCCTTCGGGATGTCCTGGAGAAGACCATGAACACAGACGTCAAAGGCATGGTCACCCAGGCCATCCTGAGTATGAAGGCGGGAATGTAG